The following is a genomic window from Myxocyprinus asiaticus isolate MX2 ecotype Aquarium Trade chromosome 38, UBuf_Myxa_2, whole genome shotgun sequence.
ctgaaaataaaaacGAGTGGAAAATGAGAACCGGCATTCGTTTCCATTTGGTAAACACAAAAGAACAGaaatttagtcaccattcactttcgttgtttcaaacatctccttttatgttccacagaagaaagtttggaacaacatgagggtgagtaaataatgtttagggatgcactgatcatttgtagctcagcgagtaaagactcgGACTAtcacccctgaagtcgcgagttcgaatccagggtgtgctgagtgactccagccaggtctcctaagcaaccaaattggcccggttgctagggagggtagagtcacacggggtaacctcctcgtggtcgtgattagtggttctcgctctcaatggggcgtgtggtaagttgtgcgtggatcgcggagagtagcatgagcctccacatgctgtgagtctccacggtgtcacgcacaacgagtcacgtgataagatgtgcggattgacggtctcagaagcggaggcaactgagacttgtcctccaccacccggattgagccgagtaaccgcgccaccatgcggacctactaagtagtgggaattgggcattccaaattgggagaaaaggggataaaataaaaaataacattttttttgggtgaactgttcctttaaatgtcTGAACATTTGCAGTATTATATGTTTAATGAACGTACAGTCACGCTGTTGACGTTCTGAAACTTGACGTATCGGAGCGGGATCAGTCCGTCATCTTTGTAGTCTTCCTCTGACAGATCAAGTGTCTGTGTGGCTTCACTTCTCTCTGCGTCGTCAAAACCCATCGAACGAGGAAGGTTAATGAAGATCTTCACACTCTTTGGAGCTTGAGCTGAGAATGGAGCGAAACACAGATGAAGAGACGTGAACACAAGGTGAACATTTATTACACAACCTCTataaagatccagcagaggttTCTCAAACACAAACTGTTgttggttgctttacatgtctTTACATCTCTTCCTGtaaagtgggcggttcttggctaAAATATGCAGCAAAGTGAAgcctttatgctgatagtcaaaactCTGACTACATgcatgagacagagagagatgtctCACCGAGCTCAACAGACTGCAGTTTCATGGAGTAGAGTTTGACAGGTTGATTGAACGCCATCGTGATCAGCAGCTGCAAACAGAAACAAAAGAGATCATATTTGTACACTGTGTACAGTAAAACTAAACCTGAAAGAAACTCTGACATTACATGCACAGAAAGTAAACATTACTGTCGCATTTTACAGTTTTACTTTCAGTTTACCATCAGGTGCAGTAGAGAACATATAACCTCATCTGCAGAGAGTACACGCTCCGCACTAACTGAACCATCTCACCTGTTCATCGCAGTCTGACTCCAGGTAAGAGGAGTCCTTGATTAAGCAGTTATCAAAACCACAGTCATCGCTCTCGTTGAGACATTCACAGCCCACTTTATTCACAAACGGCATCAGGTCCATCTGAACACACACCACACAAGAATTGCATTCTACACTACAAAAACAACACAATCAAATCtgcacttaaagggacagttcaaccaaaaatgccatcccagatgtgtatgactttctttcttctgctgaacacaaatgaaggtttttattagaatatctcagttctgtaggtccatacgatgcaagtgaatggtggccagaactctgaagcaccaaaaagcacacaaatgcagtataaaagtaatccagtggttttccatccatgtcttcagaagcatatgataggtgtaagtgaaaaacagatcaatatttaagtccttttatactataaattctcctcccttcccagtaggtggcgatatgcacaaagaatgcaaatcgccaaaaacaaaagaagaatgtgaaagtgaaagtggagatttatagtaaaaaaaaggacttaaatattgatctgtttctccctcaCACCTATCATCTCTTCTgacgacatggattaaaccactggattagtTTTATactgcatttgtgtgctttttggtgcttcaaagttctggccaccattcacttgcattgtatggacctacagaactgagatattataataaaaatcttcatacacaaagtcatacacatctggaatggcatgagggtgagtaaatgatgagaagtttcatttttgggtgaactattcctttcaatcATCACATAAAACTCAAGCTGCATTTTCACGTACTTATTACCCCCCCTAGTGGCAGTCGTGATGAACTTTATTGCTCACAATGGATTTTATTAATTAGGGAAAAGCTATCAACGGTTTACCTCAGAAAGacattactgtgtgtgatttagctgagcagatggatgaatttacTGTAATTCATGATTAATATTCTCTCagtattattaatagtattatttattattcatattgTTTTTATAGTTAGTGTTATGAtaataacagcaacaacaaccataattcagcaaataggaaaGTAGGTTTCgcatgtgcagaaataaatgacacgcGTACATATTTAATCACACATTAACTGTAATTACAAACGTTTTTGTGCCACATTTGCAACGTAAACAATCATTTCTGACTTCTACATTCATAACTGATTAAAATACAGAAGTAGCAGACATTTAGAATAAAGGTTAGGACAAAATCCGTTGATATTTCTTACTTCGCGCTGATAgctttgaatgaatacatcacttcCGGTCGAGCGGTCGCATACGGTCTACTCGCAcaaggtcgaccgatagtggatttttccgataccgataactaaggtgttggGAAAGGTTGATAACCGATTAATGGGATGAtagtttgttcaaccaaaaatccaataatgaccagaaaaaaaaattcaagtttggtgcataacgtgggatttttatttataaacatgCCCGAAACACTCTTCTTATAacaagaatattattttttttataatttattccccttttctccccaatttggaatgcccaattcccacttagtaggtcctcgtggtggtgcggttactcacctcaatctgggtggaggatgacgagtctcagttgcctccgcttccgagaccgtcaatccgcacatcttatcacgtgactcgttgtgcatgacaccgtggagactcacagcatgtggaggctcatgctaccctccacgatccacacacaacttaccacacgccccattgagagcgagaaccactaatcgcgaccacgaggaggttacctcatgtgactctaccctccctagcaaccgggccaatttggttactcaGGAGGCCtgactggggtcactcagcacaccctggattcaaactcgcgactccaggggtggtaatcagcgtcaatactctctgagctacctaacaagaatattattattcttactcttattttgaaattatgaaaaaactcaGCATAGATTtgtcgataaccgatagttccaaaaagcaactatcggcactgattaatcggtaaaaccgatatatcggtctacctttaaTTTCAACACAGCCAAAGCTCAAATCGGGTCCGAAAATGCCACATCCGGAGATGGTCAGGACTCCACGCAGCCCCTGCACgactctccattggaaatgaatgacttctggtCTATCGTCTGTCATTTGTCAGATGCATTGGAAAGGCAGCTTCAGTGTAAATGATTATATTTACATGATGAAAGGACTCACGTAGCCTTTGGGAATATCAGAGTCTTCGTTGCTCCCGGGATCGTTTTCCACATGCTGTTTGATTTTCTCCTCCAGTCCGGAAGCGTCTGCGCCCTGATACTGGTCCACACGCACTTTGTTTCGGAAAAACAGGAACGTCGGCGTTGCTGAGATGTTATTAGCTGCAGCTGTTGCCTAAGAGACGGAAAATGGACGAGTCAGCGGGGTCAAGACTCTCAAAAGCACTTGTGCATTGCTCTcgtgatctctctctctcacctgacAGACGTGGACGTCCACTTCCAGAAACACAACGTGAGGATATTTGTTGCTCAACATGTTGAACGCTGGAGCTATTCTGACACAAGGACGACACCTGAGAGAACACGATCAACAAAAAGTGacacataaagagacagaaataaAACAAGCGTTAAATTACTGGACACAacatattagaggtagaccgatatatcggttttaccgattcaTCGGTGCCGGTAATCTGTAAAAATCTATACAGATAGTTGCATATCGttttttattattcctccgtGTTTCTTAATAGTTCATCATCAATatgtttatcctcacttcaatgcctattttgttatttttattagataAGTATCTAAATTAAAGTGAGGGCATACAATGAAAAACGCcactatatggaaacgtgcctCGTTGGCGCATTTAACGTGTCTCCAATCATAtcttatatgtgtatatataaaaccAGTCATCTGGTGAAGATATACGTTATAaattttaatttggttaataaGTATAGAGCATTGCAATGGAGCCAAGTCTGCCTCATTTCagaataagagtccccggtgtgtttcgggcttgtttatagttaaaagtcccgcattatgcaGCAAATCTTAtcgggattttatttattttggactcttgtcaCCTTGCACTGTATCACACACAATGTAAGCTTTCTTAAAtgctactttgatatataccaggGTTTTGTTTGACAACCTTTTGcacataccatggtattatttaaGGTACTTGAAAAATACCATGTTATCACCATTCAATGGTATATCTCTAAGAAAACACCACTGTACATTTAGTAAGAAACATACTGAATGTTTACCATATTGATGTTCCATTGTATTTAAATTGAATTGTATAGTATTTCAAataatactatggtattaccatcattGCAGTGTCCcagatggtattaccatggtatatttttATGGTAATATCATCATGGTCTTGTAATGCCACTGTTCTTAATGAGGCAAAGCTgcagtactgtggcagtaccatagTATAGGAATGTTATtgcatggtaatgccatggtactttgatatataccatggtacatatccacataccatgatattaccatgttatTTTGATCAATGGTATATGTATATGGTAATACCCTAGTATTTTAGTAAATGTAATAAGTCATGCTGGTTCTGTTCTCCTCAGCTCAGTCTgatcagctgtgtgtgtgtgtgtgtgtgtgtgtgtgtgtgtgtgtgtgtgaggccgCTGTGGCCGAAccgaggaacacacacacacacacacacacacactcaaacaaactcaCCCGCTCATGGTGAACTTCACCACGGCCAGCCGGGATCCTGCGCCGCTCAGCTCCGCCTGGAACTCTGAGTCCGTCCCGATCACCTTCACCCCCACCATGACTCTCAAACACGTGTGATCGATCACTGATCAGCGCGATGAATCACCGGAAATCGATCCGATTGATCAGAAACACTGAGGAGATCCGCGAGGAACGACACTTCAGCCGGATCACACTTCCTGTGTAATGATGATGACGACGGCAGGCGGATTGACCAATCACAGACGAGGAAAGAGAAAAAAGGGGCGGTGTCCAGTGAAAGTCACCACGAAAACCGTCTTGTAATGTCGCAAAGCGAAACAACAAGCGTTAGCAACTGTCGTAACGTGTCTTACATagttttgtatgtatttatttgcttttattaaTTATCCTCACTGATGCTCACCttatattttttatgtcattaaaggaatattcctggctCAATATACGTTAAGCATAatcggcataatgttgattaccacaaaataatttcacCTCATCCCTCCTCTGtattccagtgagacacttacaatggaagtcaatggggccaaattttggagggtttaaaaaggcagaaatgtggagcttataattttgtaaaagcccttacattaagtcttcttttaaaacgtgtggattatttgagctggaaagttgtttaaataattgtttttgcggtaattttagggtttatggtgttacatcgtcatggcaacaaagttgtaaatttggatataactttacacagatgcagttagtatgtgatttatcacactaaaatcatgttaacacacatatctgggcctatacttttgaaacagtattttaatgtttacggattggctccattcacttccattgtaagtgtctcactgtaacacagatttgtgctttttttaaagaaaaggagggacgagtcgaaattattttttgtggtaatcaacattatgccacaaatgtggtcaattgagcttaacttgtaatgaacccggaatattcctttaagagcctTTATTGTAACGTCAATTTATTAAAAGTCGTTACCCTTAATTTTACTGTCGATAATAATGAAACCAAATCAGCAAACGTgtaaagtgcaaaaaaaataaacaaatacaaaaagtaaactgacaataaaaaatatgaaatatatttaaattatttaaatgattaattatttcagtaataaataacagattttaaattattattaaaggaataaaataacatatatatatataattattattattattattacttttcttTGTGTGTCTGCTGGAGCACATTTGAAAACATGCCCAGGATCAGGGGTATAGCTACGTGGTGGCCATGGGTGGCCAGTGCCACCCCTGATTGAAGCTTGGTCACCCCCTGTTGTGCAAAGCACTTTTGACAACACTGACAGACAGGTGAAATTTTTTTGCCGCTCTATGACGCAAACAGTCTGCACTATTCAGGCTGAACTGCTGCAAACCGCCCACATGGCACAAACCTCTGTGTGTAGAGGTGTGACATCATATAATGACTGTTGCAGTGTATGGGATCAAAATTCCACCaaatgtattgcggtcacggatccaaaaataataagcgtgaatcaaaataataagtgtgaatcaaaaaataagtgcagataaaaaaataagcacaaaaataattaaaaagcacagaaaaaaataacaagcatgaatgaaaaatatataaacacatttaaaatatgctgcaaaaaaacaaaaattaaagcaaagtcatcagaattgcaaacaaaacctTGCTtttcttggttatattactgttttttgtgctctctgataATTTTGCTCATATGTTCATTTCTTtgtacgcttacgctgtatttttctttgcttttgtttccgagttctgcgcttgattttccaaaacttgtgagtagagtttcatgtaaatcagggggcgttttgcgtccctattggtccactagttcttgatagacagc
Proteins encoded in this region:
- the LOC127429274 gene encoding thioredoxin-like protein 1, with the protein product MVGVKVIGTDSEFQAELSGAGSRLAVVKFTMSGCRPCVRIAPAFNMLSNKYPHVVFLEVDVHVCQATAAANNISATPTFLFFRNKVRVDQYQGADASGLEEKIKQHVENDPGSNEDSDIPKGYMDLMPFVNKVGCECLNESDDCGFDNCLIKDSSYLESDCDEQLLITMAFNQPVKLYSMKLQSVELAQAPKSVKIFINLPRSMGFDDAERSEATQTLDLSEEDYKDDGLIPLRYVKFQNVNSVTLFIKSNQGDEETTKVNYLTFIGTPVQATNMSDFKRVVGKKGESH